A single window of Gossypium hirsutum isolate 1008001.06 chromosome A10, Gossypium_hirsutum_v2.1, whole genome shotgun sequence DNA harbors:
- the LOC107895576 gene encoding pentatricopeptide repeat-containing protein At5g61400-like, translating into MIQDIADDDQAERILAIPISKPKPLDTMVWRHEGTCVYTIKSGNKLLLREKLQMLGAYSTHLTKAIAMFHIEMLVHEGIRKTVNELLGFMSGYLQETDALEFAKSINFSPEQTFWKPLDLGFINLNFDASYNVVLKTSISRILVRDEMGQIMVLEANVAAHVLAKEGHRFSEERYWVEEAPEVVERTTAVEWSNWMSKIGFDSMWDLYKELLSRGFWPNVVTYGVLIKKMDRVERALEINRMMISDRLGPNIVTFGILIDGLCKVGELMVARRYFVCRVKYGVFPNIFVYNCLIDGYCRAGNVSEVVELSLEIEKLEILPDVITYSILIKGLCTAGKVEEESFFLQKMNKDGVLANSVTYNSLIDGYCKVGNMEKALEICSQMNKNGVEPNVITFSTLIDGYCNTGNMEATVGFYSEMVIKSLVLDVVAFTALINGYCKNGNIKKAFRLQKEMLESGLMPNVFTLSSLIDGLCKDGRV; encoded by the exons ATGATTCAAGACATTGCTGATGATGATCAAGCTGAACGAATTCTGGCTATCCCAATTTCTAAGCCGAAACCACTAGACACTATGGTTTGGAGGCATGAAGGCACATGTGTTTACACCATTAAAAGTGGGAACAAGCTGCTTCTTCGTGAAAAGTTACAAATGTTGGGAGCTTATTCTACCCATTTGACAAAAGCTATTGCAATGTTCCATATAGAAAT GTTGGTCCATGAGGGTATCCGAAAAACAGTGAATGAGTTATTAGGGTTCATGTCAGGATATTTGCAAGAAACTGATGCCCTAGAGTTTGCGAAATCTATTAATTTTTCTCCTGAGCAAACATTCTGGAAACCACTAGATTTGGGATTTATAAATCTAAATTTCGACGCCTCTTATAATGTAGTGTTAAAAACTTCTATATCGAGAATCCTAGTAAGAGATGAAATGGGTCAGATTATGGTGCTT GAAGCAAATGTTGCAGCTCACGTATTGGCTAAGGAAGGACACAGATTCTCAGAAGAACGATATTGGGTTGAAGAGGCGCCGGAGGTGGTGGAACGAACGACGGCTGTGGAATGGTCCAATTGGATGTCAAagatagg GTTTGACTCCATGTGGGATCTTTACAAGGAATTGCTTTCACGGGGGTTTTGGCCTAATGTTGTTACTTATGGGGTGTTGATAAAGAAG ATGGATAGAGTCGAACGAGCCTTGGAAATAAACAGGATGATGATCAGTGATAGATTGGGACCAAATATTGTTACTTTTGGTATCTTGATTGATGGACTTTGTAAGGTGGGTGAACTGATGGTAGCTAGGAGATACTTTGTTTGTAGGGTTAAGTATGGTGTTTTCCCTaatatttttgtctacaattgTTTGATTGATGGCTACTGTAGGGCAGGCAATGTTTCTGAAGTAGTGGAGTTGAGCTTAGAAATAGAGAAGTTGGAAATTTTGCCTGATGTTATCACATATAGCATACTGATTAAGGGTCTTTGTACTGCTGGTAAAGTGGAGGAAGAGAGCTTTTTCTTGCAGAAAATGAACAAAGATGGAGTTTTGGCTAATTCTGTGACTTACAATTCCCTGATTGATGGGTACTGTAAAGTGGGGAACATGGAGAAGGCTTTGGAGATATGCtctcaaatgaacaaaaatggtgTAGAACCAAATGTTATCACTTTCTCTACATTGATTGATGGTTATTGCAATACTGGAAACATGGAAGCTACTGTGGGATTTTACTCTGAAATGGTTATCAAAAGTCTTGTTCTGGATGTGGTGGCTTTCACAGCTTTGATTAATGGGTATTGCAAAAATGGTAATATCAAGAAGGCATTTCGGCTGCAGAAAGAGATGCTGGAATCAGGATTAATGCCCAATGTTTTCACGTTAAGTAGTTTAATTGATGGCCTTTGCAAAGATGGAAGAGTTTAG